The following coding sequences lie in one Gemmatimonadetes bacterium SCN 70-22 genomic window:
- a CDS encoding ATP synthase F1 subunit delta, with the protein MRETTIARNYAEALLALARKAGALDSWEATFQALASAITGDARLVNFLAAPQVSADNKNRVLERAFAPVLPRTLLRFVQKVVDNRRQMLIPAIAVEFSNLVDESEGRVHAQVTVAREASDGDRAMLARRLSERLGKTVVPHVHVNPAILGGVIVKVGDTVMDGSVRKRLNTLRGKLTAGVR; encoded by the coding sequence ATGCGCGAGACGACCATCGCGCGGAACTACGCCGAGGCGCTCCTGGCCCTGGCGCGCAAGGCCGGCGCCCTCGACAGCTGGGAGGCCACCTTCCAGGCGCTGGCCAGCGCCATCACCGGCGACGCGCGCCTGGTGAACTTTCTGGCCGCCCCGCAGGTCTCGGCCGACAACAAGAACCGGGTGCTGGAAAGGGCCTTCGCCCCCGTGCTCCCGCGCACGCTGCTGCGCTTCGTGCAGAAGGTGGTGGACAACCGCCGCCAGATGCTCATCCCCGCGATCGCGGTGGAGTTCTCGAACCTGGTGGACGAGAGCGAGGGGCGGGTGCACGCGCAGGTGACCGTGGCGCGCGAGGCCAGCGACGGCGACCGCGCCATGCTGGCGCGCCGCCTGTCGGAGCGCCTGGGGAAGACCGTCGTCCCGCACGTGCACGTGAACCCGGCCATCCTGGGCGGGGTGATCGTGAAGGTGGGCGACACGGTGATGGACGGCTCGGTGCGCAAGCGGCTCAACACGCTGCGCGGGAAGCTGACGGCGGGGGTTCGCTAG
- a CDS encoding cupin, with the protein MSGRVEPRRVPKPWGYEIIWAHTDRYVGKILHIHAGHALSVQYHEVKDETVYLLSGEMKYWVKLPGEKELRDMALAPGDAFRITPGTVHYMEAVTDCDILEASTPELDDVVRIKDRYGREGTNAP; encoded by the coding sequence ATGAGCGGGCGCGTCGAGCCGCGCCGGGTCCCCAAGCCGTGGGGGTACGAGATCATCTGGGCCCATACGGATCGGTATGTGGGGAAGATCCTCCACATCCACGCCGGGCACGCCCTGTCGGTGCAGTACCACGAGGTGAAGGACGAGACGGTGTACCTGCTGTCGGGGGAGATGAAGTACTGGGTCAAGCTCCCCGGCGAGAAGGAGCTGCGCGACATGGCGCTCGCGCCCGGCGATGCCTTTCGCATCACCCCGGGGACGGTGCACTACATGGAGGCCGTGACCGACTGCGACATCCTCGAGGCCTCGACCCCCGAGCTCGACGACGTCGTGCGCATCAAGGACCGCTACGGGCGCGAGGGGACCAACGCGCCATGA